In the genome of Spea bombifrons isolate aSpeBom1 chromosome 11, aSpeBom1.2.pri, whole genome shotgun sequence, one region contains:
- the CTBP2 gene encoding C-terminal-binding protein 2 isoform X2 has translation MELLEKQKVKRLRLDDIYEGMRPQTINGPMHPRPLVALLDGRDCTVEMPILKDLATVAFCDAQSTQEIHEKVLNEAVGAMMYHTITLTREDLEKFKSLRVIVRIGSGYDNIDIKAAGDMGVAVCNIPSAAVEETADSTICHILNLYRRNTWLYQALKEGTRIHSVEQIREVTSGAARVRGETLGLLGFGRVGQAVAVRAKVFGFSVIFYDPYLQDGTERSLGVQRVYTLQDLLYQSDCVSLHCSLNEHNHHLINDFTIKQMRQGAFLVNTARGGLVDEKALAQALKEGRIRGAALDVHESEPFVFAQGPLKDAPNLICTPHTAWYSEQASLEMREAAATEMRRAVTGRIPDSLRNCVNKEFLVASTQWPTMEQQGASVEMNGATYRSVCVQPLQGEKR, from the exons GTATGCGGCCCCAGACTATTAATGGCCCAATGCATCCACGTCCACTTGTGGCGCTGTTAGATGGGAGGGACTGCACTGTGGAGATGCCGATCCTGAAAGACCTGGCTACGGTGGCATTCTGCGATGCCCAATCCACACAAGAGATCCATGAAAAG GTTCTAAATGAAGCAGTTGGAGCTATGATGTATCACACCATCACGCTGACACGTGAAGACCTGGAGAAATTTAAGTCCCTTCGTGTCATTGTACGAATAGGAAGTGGATATGACAACATTGACATTAAGGCTGCAGGAGACATGG GGGTTGCCGTATGTAACATTCCCTCAGCAGCTGTGGAAGAGACAGCAGATTCCACAATCTGTCACATCCTTAATCTTTACCGGAGGAACACTTGGCTTTACCAGGCGCTAAAGGAGGGGACAAGAATCCATAGTGTAGAGCAGATACGGGAGGTGACGTCAGGGGCAGCCAGAGTGCGTGGGGAGACCCTGGGCTTGCTAGGATTTG GGCGCGTTGGGCAGGCTGTGGCTGTGAGAGCCAAGGTGTTCGGCTTTAGTGTGATTTTCTACGACCCGTACCTGCAGGATGGGACGGAGCGCTCGTTGGGGGTGCAAAGAGTGTACACATTACAAGACTTGCTTTACCAAAGCGACTGTGTCTCTCTGCACTGCAGCCTTAATGAGCACAACCATCACCTCATTAACGACTTTACAATTAAACAG atGAGACAAGGCGCCTTCCTGGTGAATACAGCTAGAGGCGGCCTTGTGGATGAGAAAGCATTAGCTCAAGCTCTGAAAGAGGGCAGAATAAGAGGAGCCGCTCTGGATGTGCATGAATCGGAACCTTTTGT ATTTGCTCAGGGCCCCCTGAAGGATGCTCCCAACTTAATCTGCACCCCACACACGGCATGGTATAGCGAGCAGGCGTCCCTGGAGatgagagaagctgcagccacCGAGATGCGTAGAGCTGTCACAG GTCGCATTCCTGATAGTCTCCGAAACTGTGTAAACAAAGAGTTTTTAGTGGCATCCACCCAGTGGCCTACAATGGAGCAACAGGGGGCCAGTGTTGAGATGAATGGAGCCACCTATAG ATCTGTTTGTGTTCAGCCACTGCAGGGAGAAAAACGTTAA
- the ZRANB1 gene encoding ubiquitin thioesterase ZRANB1 → MTDYGIKWACEYCTYENWPSAIKCTMCRAQRPSAAIITEEPFKSSTPDVTTMERGGGSPLICPDSSARPRVKSYSMENSSKWSCHMCTYLNWPRAIRCTQCLSQRRTRSPTESPQSSGSGIRSIPSPIDPCEEYNDRNKLNIRGQHWTCSVCTYENCAKAKKCVVCDHPTPNNMDAIELADADEASSIINEQDRARWRGGCSSSNSQRRSPPMSKRDSEMEFQRIELAGAMGSKDELDLKKLKQIKNRMRKSDWLFLNACVGVVEGDLSAVEAFKSSGGDIARQLSADEVRLLNRPSAFDVGYTLVHLSIRFQRQDMLAILLTEVSQHAAKCIPAMVCPELTEQIRREIAASMHQRKGDFACYFLTDLVTFTLPADIEDLPPTVQEKLFDEVLDRDVQKELEEESPIINWSLELGTRLDSRLYALWNRTAGDCLLDSVLQATWGIYDKDSVLRKALHDSLHDCSHWFYSRWKEWESWYSQSFGLHFSLREEQWQEDWAFILSLASQPGASLEQTHIFVLAHILRRPIIVYGVKYYKSFRGETLGYTRFQGVYLPLLWEQSFCWKSPIALGYTRGHFSALVAMENDGYDNRGAGANLNTDDDVTVTFLPLVDSERKLLHIHFLSAQELGNEDQQEKLLREWLDCCVTEGGVLVAMQKSSRRRNHPLVTQMMEKWLDGYRQIRPCTALSDGEEDEEDEDE, encoded by the exons ATGACGGATTATGGCATAAAATGGGCTTGTGAGTATTGTACTTATGAGAATTGGCCATCTGCTATCAAGTGCACCATGTGTCGTGCCCAAAGACCCAGTGCTGCCATAATTACAGAGGAACCATTCAAAAGCAGCACCCCTGATGTTACTACCATGGAAAGAGGAGGTGGAAGTCCTTTAATTTGCCCCGATTCAAGTGCAAGACCACGTGTAAAGTCTTATAGCATGGAAAATAGCTCGAAGTGGTCTTGTCACATGTGCACATATCTGAACTGGCCACGAGCCATCCGATGCACACAGTGTTTGTCCCAGCGTAGGACACGTAGTCCCACAGAGTCTCCTCAATCATCTGGATCTGGTATACGGTCCATTCCCAGCCCTATTGACCCATGTGAAGAATATAATGACCGAAATAAACTGAATATTAGGGGTCAGCATTGGACGTGCTCTGTTTGCACTTACGAGAACTGTGCCAAAGCAAAGAAATGCGTGGTGTGCGACCACCCTACCCCCAACAACATGGACGCTATTGAGCTGGCTGATGCAGACGAAGCCTCCTCTATCATTAATGAGCAAGACCGTGCTCGATGGAGAGGTGGCTGCAGCAGTAGTAACAGCCAAAGACGTTCTCCACCTATGTCAAAGAGAGATTCTGAGATGGAATTCCAGAGGATCGAGCTGGCTGGGGCAATGGGCAGCAAGGATGAGCTGGACCTCAAAAAGCTGAAGCAAATAAAGAACCGGATGAGGAAATCAGACTGGCTCTTTTTGAATGCATGTGTGG GGGTCGTGGAGGGCGATCTCTCGGCAGTGGAAGCGTTTAAGTCCTCTGGGGGAGATATTGCACGGCAGCTTTCTGCTGATGAAGTTCGTCTTTTGAATCGCCCGTCGGCCTTTGATGTGGGTTACACGCTCGTGCACCTGTCTATTCGCTTCCAGAGGCAGGACATGCTTGCTATTCTTCTTACGGAG GTGTCTCAGCATGCGGCTAAATGCATCCCAGCAATGGTGTGTCCGGAGCTTACTGAGCAAATTAGACGGGAGATTGCAGCTTCCATGCACCAGAGGAAGGGTGATTTTGCCTGTTATTTCCTGACTGACCTGGTAACGTTCACATTACCTGCAG ATATTGAGGATTTGCCTCCTACAGTGCAGGAGAAGCTGTTCGATGAAGTTCTGGACAGGGACGTGCAGAAAG AATTAGAGGAGGAATCTCCTATCATTAACTGGTCGCTGGAGCTAGGGACCCGTCTAGACAGCAGACTTTATGCACTTTGGAACCGCACTGCAGGTGACTGCCTGCTGGATTCGGTACTACAAGCAACATGGGGCATCTATGACAAAGACTCTGTGCTAAGAAAGGCTCTGCATGATAGCCTTCATGACTGCTCCCACTG GTTTTACAGCCGTTGGAAGGAGTGGGAGTCTTGGTATTCTCAGAGTTTTGGGTTACACTTCTCTCTACGAGAGGAACAGTGGCAGGAAGATTGGGCTTTCATTCTGTCATTGGCCAGCCAG ccAGGGGCAAGCTTggaacaaacacacatttttgtcCTCGCGCACATTCTTAGAAGACCAATAATAGTATATGGAGTGAAATATTACAAGAGCTTCCGTGGGGAGACACTGGGCTACACTCGTTTTCAAG GAGTGTACCTGCCTCTGCTGTGGGAGCAAAGTTTCTGCTGGAAAAGTCCCATAGCCTTGGGCTATACTAGGGGCCATTTCTCCGCTCTAGTAGCCATGGAGAATGATGGCTATGACAATCGTGGTGCTGGTGCAAATCTGAATACAGATGATGATGTTACAGTTACCTTTCTGCCACTGGTAGACAGCGAAAGGAAGCTTCTGCATATTCATTTTCTGTCTGCACAAGAG CTTGGCAATGAGGACCAGCAGGAGAAGCTCCTGCGTGAGTGGTTGGACTGTTGTGTGACAGAGGGTGGTGTCTTGGTAGCCATGCAAAAGAGTTCCCGCCGTCGCAATCACCCACTGGTGACTCAGATGATGGAAAAGTGGTTGGATGGTTATCGCCAGATACGCCCGTGTACGGCATTATCAGATGgcgaagaagatgaagaagacgaGGATGAGTGA